Proteins from a single region of Rhodospirillales bacterium:
- a CDS encoding sodium:solute symporter family protein, translated as MSALGVFVVLYMVISIAIGLYASLRVRTSTDYVLAGRSLPIYVTIATVFATWFGSEAVLGMPATFMEEGLGGIVADPFGAGLCLVFVGLFFAARLYRMKLLTIGDFYRQRYGKTVEILVSLAICVSYLGWVSAQIVALGLTISLISGEAISFEVGMLIGLSIVLLYTIFGGMWSVAIMDFLQMMMILMGLLIVAWLIAGRVDGGFMGVVHDAAANNKFDFWPDLNPAAILAFIGAFVTLALGSIPQQDVFQRVMSAKDEKTAVRGTVIGGTFYIFFCFVPIFIAYGATLIDPNLVTTHMGEGGDPQRILPEFILNGVPMPIQVMFFGALLSAIMSTASGTLLAPSAILAENIFKEILVSKLDDKHLLTVLRICVFCFGLVVLAYAYLSTSAGLSIFEMVENAYLVTLCGAFVPLAFGVYWKKATNAGALLSIACGVITWSVLEYLNVRMAAQDESMLVPPQLAGLFMAIFGMIAGSLLPQINPPKAEKQPS; from the coding sequence ATGAGCGCACTCGGCGTTTTTGTCGTTCTGTATATGGTGATCTCAATCGCGATTGGTCTGTATGCTTCGCTGCGAGTCAGGACCTCCACCGATTATGTTCTTGCCGGGCGCTCGCTCCCCATTTATGTAACCATTGCTACAGTCTTTGCAACATGGTTTGGCTCGGAAGCCGTACTCGGCATGCCTGCGACCTTCATGGAGGAAGGGCTGGGTGGAATTGTAGCCGATCCGTTCGGTGCAGGGCTGTGCCTGGTTTTTGTCGGCCTATTCTTCGCCGCGAGGCTCTACCGCATGAAACTGCTGACTATTGGCGACTTCTACCGCCAACGCTACGGTAAAACTGTCGAGATTCTGGTTTCTCTTGCTATCTGTGTCAGCTATCTCGGCTGGGTTTCAGCCCAGATCGTCGCGCTGGGACTGACCATTAGCTTAATCTCTGGTGAAGCTATTTCCTTTGAGGTTGGCATGCTCATCGGCCTGAGCATCGTCCTGCTTTATACCATCTTCGGCGGGATGTGGTCGGTTGCGATCATGGACTTCCTGCAAATGATGATGATTCTCATGGGATTGCTGATTGTCGCTTGGTTAATCGCCGGACGGGTCGATGGCGGCTTTATGGGAGTCGTTCACGACGCCGCCGCTAACAATAAATTCGATTTCTGGCCGGATCTGAACCCGGCGGCTATCCTCGCCTTCATCGGCGCATTCGTGACGCTGGCGCTCGGCTCAATTCCGCAACAGGACGTCTTTCAGCGCGTCATGTCGGCGAAAGACGAAAAGACCGCCGTGCGCGGCACTGTCATTGGCGGCACGTTCTATATCTTCTTTTGCTTTGTGCCAATTTTTATCGCCTATGGCGCAACCCTGATTGATCCGAACCTGGTCACAACGCATATGGGCGAAGGCGGAGATCCGCAGCGTATCTTACCTGAATTTATTCTGAACGGCGTACCGATGCCTATTCAGGTCATGTTCTTTGGTGCTCTTCTTTCGGCGATCATGTCTACAGCCTCGGGTACGTTGCTGGCGCCTTCGGCGATTCTGGCCGAAAACATTTTCAAGGAGATTCTGGTCTCCAAACTCGACGATAAGCATCTGCTTACTGTCCTGAGAATCTGCGTTTTTTGTTTCGGTCTGGTCGTACTGGCCTACGCTTACTTAAGTACATCAGCTGGCTTAAGTATTTTCGAGATGGTCGAGAACGCTTATCTCGTTACGTTGTGCGGGGCCTTCGTGCCGCTAGCCTTCGGTGTATACTGGAAAAAAGCCACCAATGCCGGGGCGCTGCTTTCCATCGCCTGCGGCGTCATTACCTGGTCTGTGCTGGAATATCTCAACGTGCGAATGGCCGCGCAAGACGAATCCATGCTGGTCCCGCCGCAACTCGCCGGACTGTTTATGGCGATTTTTGGCATGATCGCCGGTAGTCTGCTGCCACAGATCAATCCGCCAAAAGCTGAGAAACAACCGAGCTAA
- a CDS encoding O-antigen ligase family protein — MMGIARISASLLFLFAVALQIQITLFAADDYIGLRANLADLLLPFAGVLIAGSLLLKKSCWPHWQRPFGYWAPALLSIIIGFALVNGYWAQGGWSHWALFNKGIGWCVLMAYLLAGGWLCTNKPEEILRWFITPFIAFLILAITGDSIVRILYTHGYLPSLSLFGYSFGRDLAGFMVNRNAFAFLYLCALILGSMQLALHPALNRLQKIGFMALWFLLPLFLVLNLSRASLLVLVPLALYLLISQRCLFLRVCLPLTLAGLLLVPFANFANVENALHNLGKISHVQAHVKNEGSLPYEESVYRGDQVRIQIIQDSWGLIKEHPLTGAGIGTILKLQQDEGRQYVSVIDNTPLWLLTEMGPFGLLGFVSVYVSILLTLLRKRRDADPENQAFIMSAVLILLAFGIYSLLHEILYARFFWFILGMSLALPTARLQQ; from the coding sequence ATGATGGGCATTGCGCGTATTTCCGCTTCGCTACTTTTTCTTTTTGCTGTTGCATTGCAAATTCAAATCACTTTATTTGCCGCTGATGATTATATTGGTCTGCGCGCCAATCTGGCCGATTTGCTATTACCGTTTGCGGGCGTTTTAATCGCGGGAAGCTTGCTGTTGAAAAAATCATGCTGGCCACATTGGCAACGACCGTTTGGATATTGGGCCCCTGCCCTTCTCAGCATTATTATCGGCTTTGCACTGGTGAATGGATATTGGGCGCAGGGCGGCTGGAGTCATTGGGCGCTGTTTAACAAGGGCATCGGCTGGTGCGTATTGATGGCGTATTTACTAGCCGGAGGATGGCTGTGCACCAACAAGCCTGAAGAAATTCTGCGCTGGTTTATTACACCGTTTATTGCCTTTCTGATCCTTGCAATTACAGGCGACAGCATCGTACGCATTCTTTATACCCATGGCTATCTGCCATCATTATCGCTTTTCGGTTATAGTTTTGGGCGAGATCTGGCCGGTTTTATGGTCAACCGAAACGCGTTTGCGTTTTTATATTTATGCGCACTGATCCTCGGCAGTATGCAATTGGCGCTGCATCCGGCGCTTAACCGGCTACAAAAGATCGGGTTTATGGCGCTGTGGTTTTTATTACCTTTATTTCTTGTTTTAAATCTATCACGGGCTTCTTTGCTGGTTTTGGTTCCGCTAGCGTTGTATCTGCTTATATCCCAAAGATGCCTTTTTTTGCGGGTTTGTTTGCCTCTGACGTTAGCAGGACTGTTGCTTGTGCCTTTTGCAAATTTTGCGAATGTCGAAAATGCTCTGCACAATCTTGGCAAAATTTCGCATGTGCAGGCTCATGTCAAAAACGAAGGTTCATTGCCCTATGAGGAGTCTGTTTATCGCGGTGATCAGGTGCGAATTCAGATTATTCAAGATAGTTGGGGATTGATCAAAGAACATCCACTTACCGGCGCAGGGATTGGAACTATATTAAAGCTGCAACAAGATGAAGGGCGGCAGTATGTATCGGTGATTGATAATACGCCGCTGTGGCTTTTGACCGAGATGGGGCCGTTTGGCTTGCTGGGGTTTGTTAGCGTTTATGTTTCCATATTACTGACCCTGCTTCGTAAGCGCCGTGATGCTGATCCGGAAAATCAAGCCTTTATCATGAGCGCGGTGTTGATTCTTCTGGCGTTTGGGATTTATTCTCTGCTGCATGAAATTCTTTATGCCCGGTTTTTCTGGTTTATTTTGGGGATGAGTTTAGCCTTGCCTACTGCGCGTCTTCAGCAATAA
- a CDS encoding flippase-like domain-containing protein, whose translation MKDFYNQHKLSIKIVVSLAIMALLAMRMDISALGEHVGHIQGSIWLLAAGMIFVQILALSYRWFLLINAHESRITYRNAVRVTLASMIANYLFITSIGGIIVRVAMSVQSGISLVRSIAATALDRVMTLLALLILTALFLPVLSAIASHDVVHQAVFILSLFASGAFLFALLMFDTFRRRIIFSHRKVAMCFQYLRTVMTDHNMMGKILTSSLVGQVAYFAAVYVVTASMGVEFSWLYFISILPLITVIASLPVGYGGWGIREGAFVYGLGLIDIPIEIAFAVSVQIGLISMLCAFIAGVPALVLRRSSPFKFSVLSR comes from the coding sequence ATGAAAGATTTTTATAACCAGCACAAGCTTTCCATTAAAATCGTCGTTTCATTGGCGATTATGGCGCTGCTGGCTATGCGGATGGATATAAGCGCGCTTGGTGAGCATGTTGGCCATATTCAGGGTTCGATCTGGTTGCTGGCTGCAGGAATGATTTTTGTACAGATTTTGGCACTGTCTTATCGCTGGTTTTTGCTTATAAACGCCCATGAAAGCCGAATTACTTATCGTAATGCGGTGCGTGTAACACTGGCGAGTATGATTGCTAATTATCTGTTCATTACATCAATCGGGGGGATCATCGTACGCGTGGCAATGAGTGTGCAAAGCGGAATCTCGCTGGTGCGCTCGATTGCCGCGACCGCGCTTGACCGGGTGATGACCTTGCTTGCGCTGCTCATCCTTACCGCTTTATTTCTGCCGGTGCTCAGCGCAATTGCCAGTCATGATGTTGTGCATCAGGCCGTGTTTATTTTGAGCCTCTTTGCCAGCGGTGCGTTTCTCTTCGCTTTGCTGATGTTTGACACATTCCGGCGGCGAATTATTTTCTCTCATCGGAAAGTGGCGATGTGCTTTCAATATTTGCGTACGGTGATGACGGACCACAACATGATGGGCAAGATTCTTACCAGCAGTCTGGTTGGGCAGGTGGCCTATTTTGCTGCTGTATATGTGGTTACGGCCTCAATGGGCGTAGAATTTTCGTGGCTATATTTTATTTCAATTCTGCCGTTGATTACGGTCATTGCCAGCTTGCCCGTCGGTTATGGCGGTTGGGGAATTCGTGAAGGTGCCTTTGTTTATGGGCTGGGGCTGATTGATATTCCCATTGAGATTGCTTTTGCCGTATCCGTGCAAATCGGTTTAATCAGTATGCTCTGCGCGTTTATCGCTGGCGTCCCTGCGCTAGTCTTGCGGCGGAGTTCACCCTTTAAGTTTTCGGTATTATCACGTTAA
- a CDS encoding type III PLP-dependent enzyme, whose protein sequence is MTDDTFQGSLEASALTFSHSDQISFDDIPPRSGAADIDSDVIDDYIRTLRPTVPVAILKPQKLSQRAKEFTKSFTGCALYAVKCNPDEVLLKTMYANGVRRFDVASISEVRLIRGLFPRAKIYFMHPIKAPEAIHEAYINHKVRAFVLDYADELDKILYETNAAADLELFVRLAVPKDNQGSDVATDFSSKFGAKPEYAAELLRLCRPYCKKLGLSFHVGTQCQDPSAYSKAIAHAANVIEESGVSVDVLDIGGGFPAELDTENPMAPIQAFTREIEGAVRVNGLKELELLCEIGRGLVACAGALVVRVEGRKDDLLYLNDGTYGGLFEAGGSIGLAYPAHLIRREERSFEGPVKPFRFAGPTCDSVDMMKGPFMLPADVQTGDWIRLEQLGAYGEVSRTDFNGFGSARKIVV, encoded by the coding sequence ATGACCGACGATACTTTCCAGGGAAGTCTGGAGGCTTCCGCACTTACATTCTCGCATTCAGATCAGATTTCTTTTGATGATATTCCGCCGCGCTCCGGGGCTGCAGACATTGATTCTGACGTGATCGACGATTATATCAGAACCTTACGCCCTACTGTTCCCGTGGCTATCCTAAAACCGCAAAAACTTTCGCAAAGAGCCAAGGAATTTACCAAATCGTTTACCGGCTGCGCTCTTTATGCCGTGAAATGCAATCCGGATGAAGTCTTGCTAAAAACCATGTATGCGAACGGAGTCCGTCGTTTTGATGTGGCTTCTATTAGCGAAGTTCGTCTCATAAGAGGACTGTTTCCAAGGGCTAAGATTTATTTTATGCATCCTATCAAGGCTCCGGAAGCTATTCATGAAGCCTATATAAACCATAAGGTAAGGGCTTTTGTTCTGGATTATGCCGATGAACTGGACAAAATTCTTTATGAAACCAATGCAGCGGCGGATCTTGAACTTTTTGTACGACTGGCCGTACCGAAGGACAACCAAGGCAGCGATGTGGCGACCGATTTTTCCAGCAAATTTGGAGCCAAGCCTGAATATGCTGCCGAACTACTCAGACTCTGCCGTCCTTATTGTAAGAAGCTGGGTTTAAGTTTTCATGTTGGAACACAGTGCCAAGACCCTTCCGCGTATTCGAAAGCTATTGCCCATGCCGCAAATGTTATTGAGGAAAGTGGTGTTAGTGTTGATGTTCTCGATATTGGCGGCGGATTTCCTGCTGAATTAGATACAGAAAATCCGATGGCCCCTATTCAGGCTTTTACACGAGAAATTGAGGGTGCTGTGCGTGTGAACGGGCTTAAGGAACTCGAGCTGCTGTGCGAAATCGGACGCGGGCTTGTTGCCTGTGCTGGCGCTCTTGTTGTACGTGTTGAGGGGCGCAAAGACGATCTCCTTTACCTTAATGACGGCACTTATGGAGGTTTGTTTGAAGCCGGCGGCTCCATTGGCCTTGCCTACCCTGCGCATTTGATCCGCCGTGAAGAGCGTTCTTTTGAAGGCCCCGTTAAGCCTTTCCGTTTTGCAGGCCCAACCTGCGATTCTGTTGATATGATGAAGGGCCCTTTTATGCTGCCTGCCGATGTTCAAACCGGTGACTGGATCAGGTTAGAGCAATTAGGCGCTTACGGTGAAGTTTCACGAACAGATTTTAATGGTTTCGGATCGGCTCGGAAAATCGTCGTGTAG
- a CDS encoding patatin-like phospholipase family protein has protein sequence MRGLIPAHLMSKIEEVTGLPMADMVDIFAGPSTGAILNAALNIPHDDDPLRPKWRARHMVKFYEREGIKIFPRDRFRDFRAFVHDFNNRTMKIGQLQGLMRKGHYDPSYLSYCLRGLYGKRTLSETLKSLIIPVYNIDGEQLDLVEEAGETDNTPVHTKNNFIDGGGHAVWLKNIQQRRNQRKTPDVELHDAILASAAAPTYFPCHHFKSQNPATGKIVEYSGIDGSIFDNPCVSYHGAIRQHLDAGTRVIMILLGTGYTHRSFKKEDWNSYGGLGVVDPVNDLPLINILFHAPESALIESFRQELGDDLFVFNKSLVADIGKPDAVNMAIDDAGSENLKRMSHFSEAILEEQSQEFDRLCHILVRNRDSKPQKRSFWSRLLD, from the coding sequence ATGCGCGGCCTTATCCCCGCGCATCTTATGTCGAAAATCGAAGAGGTTACCGGCCTGCCTATGGCAGACATGGTTGATATTTTCGCCGGACCTTCAACGGGCGCTATCTTGAATGCGGCGCTCAATATTCCACATGATGATGACCCTTTGCGGCCCAAATGGCGGGCGCGGCATATGGTGAAATTTTACGAACGCGAAGGCATTAAGATTTTTCCACGCGATCGCTTTCGGGATTTCCGCGCCTTTGTGCATGATTTTAACAATCGGACGATGAAGATCGGCCAGTTGCAGGGGCTTATGCGCAAGGGGCATTACGATCCGTCTTACCTTTCCTATTGCCTGCGCGGATTGTACGGTAAGCGCACGCTTTCCGAAACACTTAAGAGCCTTATTATTCCGGTTTATAATATTGATGGCGAACAGCTTGATTTGGTTGAAGAGGCTGGAGAAACCGACAATACGCCGGTTCATACGAAAAATAACTTTATTGATGGCGGCGGGCATGCAGTATGGCTCAAAAACATTCAACAGCGCCGTAATCAGCGCAAAACGCCGGATGTCGAATTGCATGATGCCATATTGGCCAGTGCGGCGGCGCCGACATACTTCCCTTGTCATCATTTTAAAAGCCAAAATCCGGCCACAGGCAAAATCGTTGAATATTCCGGCATTGACGGCAGCATTTTCGACAACCCTTGCGTTTCCTATCATGGGGCTATCCGCCAGCATTTGGACGCTGGAACGCGGGTGATTATGATTTTGCTGGGCACGGGCTATACGCACCGTTCATTCAAAAAAGAAGACTGGAACAGCTATGGCGGGCTTGGCGTTGTTGATCCGGTGAATGATCTACCGCTGATCAATATTTTGTTCCATGCGCCGGAATCGGCGCTTATTGAAAGTTTTCGGCAAGAGCTGGGCGATGATTTGTTTGTATTTAACAAATCTCTGGTGGCCGATATTGGCAAGCCGGATGCGGTGAACATGGCGATTGACGACGCCGGATCAGAAAATTTAAAGCGGATGAGCCACTTCTCTGAGGCAATTCTAGAAGAACAGAGCCAGGAATTTGACCGGCTCTGTCATATTTTGGTGCGTAACCGCGACTCTAAGCCACAAAAACGCAGTTTTTGGTCCCGGTTGTTGGACTAA
- a CDS encoding aspartate transaminase — MSIIADRLSRIKPSPTIAVSTKAKELKAAGRDVIGLGAGEPDFDTPDFIKGAAKAAIDAGKTKYTAVDGTPELKDAIIAKFKRDNDLDYVREQITVGTGGKQILYNALMASVNPGDEVIIPAPYWVSYPDMTLLAEGTPVIVDCPENNNFKLRAEDLEAAITPKTKWLIFNSPSNPTGGAYSHDELKALTDVLLKHPHVYVMTDDMYEHLVYDGFEYATPAQVEPRLYDRTLTVNGISKAYAMTGWRIGYAGGPKDLIKAMAKVQSQSTSNPCSISQAAAVAALNGDQSFLAERNAVFKQRRDLVVDMLNEADGISCITPEGAFYVYPSCAGCIGKTTPDGKVIESDEDFVTYLLESEGVACVHGEAFGLSPHFRISYATSTEALTEACKRIQRACAALQGEAKAA, encoded by the coding sequence ATGTCCATCATTGCCGATCGCCTCAGCCGTATTAAGCCTTCACCGACCATAGCCGTATCGACCAAGGCCAAGGAGCTTAAAGCCGCCGGGCGCGACGTGATCGGCCTGGGAGCCGGTGAGCCGGACTTCGATACGCCAGATTTTATCAAGGGCGCTGCCAAGGCTGCCATTGATGCAGGCAAAACCAAATATACCGCCGTGGACGGTACGCCGGAACTCAAAGATGCGATTATTGCAAAGTTCAAACGCGATAACGATCTGGATTATGTTCGCGAACAAATCACCGTCGGCACCGGCGGGAAACAGATTCTTTACAATGCGCTGATGGCCTCTGTGAATCCGGGGGATGAAGTGATTATCCCCGCGCCGTATTGGGTGTCATACCCCGATATGACGCTGTTGGCTGAAGGCACGCCTGTTATTGTTGATTGTCCGGAAAACAATAATTTCAAACTTCGTGCGGAGGATCTCGAGGCTGCGATCACTCCGAAAACAAAATGGCTGATCTTTAACTCGCCCTCCAATCCGACCGGCGGCGCCTATAGCCATGACGAGCTTAAAGCGCTCACCGACGTGTTGCTCAAACACCCGCATGTCTACGTTATGACCGATGATATGTATGAGCACCTCGTCTATGACGGGTTTGAATACGCCACGCCTGCCCAGGTTGAACCCAGGCTTTATGACCGCACCCTGACCGTTAACGGCATATCCAAAGCCTACGCAATGACCGGCTGGCGGATCGGTTATGCCGGCGGGCCGAAAGATTTGATTAAGGCCATGGCCAAAGTTCAAAGCCAGAGCACCTCCAACCCGTGCTCAATTTCCCAAGCTGCCGCTGTGGCCGCGCTGAACGGCGATCAATCTTTTCTCGCCGAGCGCAACGCCGTATTTAAGCAGCGCCGCGATTTGGTGGTTGATATGCTCAATGAGGCCGACGGCATTTCCTGCATCACCCCCGAAGGCGCGTTTTATGTCTATCCCTCGTGCGCGGGCTGCATCGGTAAAACGACGCCGGACGGCAAGGTGATCGAAAGTGATGAAGACTTCGTCACCTATTTGCTGGAAAGCGAAGGCGTCGCGTGTGTGCATGGCGAAGCCTTCGGCCTGTCGCCGCATTTCCGCATCTCCTATGCGACATCAACCGAGGCACTCACCGAGGCCTGCAAGCGCATCCAGCGCGCCTGCGCGGCATTACAAGGCGAGGCGAAGGCAGCTTAA
- the trxB gene encoding thioredoxin-disulfide reductase, whose product MNETHHTKVLIIGSGPAGYTAAIYAARANLEPILVTGFEPGGQLMITTEVENYPGFADVIQGPWLMEQMKLQAEHVGTTLINDYIKEVDFSTRPFKAIGDQGTVYTGDSVIISTGAKARWLGLPSEEKFRGKGVSACATCDGFFFRGKDVAVVGGGNSAVEETLFLTNFCSKVTLIHRRNSLRAEKIMQDRLFENEKVEVIWDSTVEEVLGDDSGMTGLRLKNVKTSEESTLEADGMFVAIGHDPATEIFKGQIKMDEAGYIDTAADSTATSVPGIFAAGDVADHVYRQAVTAAGMGCMAALEADRFLAVQHTPNNRNPAHAAE is encoded by the coding sequence ATGAATGAAACGCATCATACAAAAGTTTTGATTATCGGCTCCGGCCCAGCGGGGTACACGGCGGCAATTTATGCGGCACGCGCTAATCTGGAGCCGATTTTAGTGACTGGGTTTGAGCCGGGCGGACAGTTAATGATCACCACGGAAGTTGAAAATTATCCCGGTTTTGCCGATGTCATTCAGGGGCCGTGGCTGATGGAGCAAATGAAGCTTCAGGCCGAGCATGTCGGCACAACCCTGATTAATGATTATATAAAGGAAGTCGATTTTTCTACACGTCCGTTTAAAGCAATTGGTGATCAGGGCACGGTTTATACAGGTGATAGCGTTATTATTTCTACCGGAGCGAAAGCTCGCTGGCTTGGCCTGCCATCAGAGGAGAAGTTTCGTGGAAAAGGCGTTTCGGCGTGTGCAACGTGCGATGGGTTTTTCTTCCGCGGTAAAGACGTTGCGGTTGTCGGCGGAGGAAACTCTGCGGTCGAAGAGACATTATTCCTGACGAATTTCTGTTCGAAAGTTACGCTAATTCATCGCCGTAATTCTTTGCGCGCCGAGAAAATCATGCAAGATCGTTTATTTGAAAACGAAAAAGTCGAAGTAATTTGGGACAGCACCGTTGAAGAGGTTCTGGGTGATGATTCGGGAATGACAGGTCTACGCCTCAAGAACGTTAAAACCAGTGAAGAGAGTACGCTGGAGGCTGATGGAATGTTTGTGGCGATTGGTCATGATCCGGCGACCGAGATTTTTAAAGGCCAGATCAAGATGGATGAGGCGGGCTATATCGACACGGCTGCAGATTCTACAGCGACTTCTGTACCGGGCATTTTTGCTGCCGGAGACGTTGCTGATCACGTCTATCGTCAAGCTGTCACAGCTGCGGGGATGGGCTGCATGGCTGCGTTGGAAGCCGATCGGTTTTTAGCCGTGCAACATACTCCTAACAACAGAAATCCTGCACATGCAGCGGAATAA
- a CDS encoding Lrp/AsnC family transcriptional regulator produces MRRSKLDAIDKKILQNLQADGRMTNVELAKVVGISAPPCLRRVRALEEAGYIHSYHAQIDPAILGYSVTVYAMVRLESQAEKDLEAFEKHMVELPMVRECHMLAGDVDFILKIVAKDWDSYQEFLTHELTTAPNVVSVKSSLNIRSAKDEAGVPIEQ; encoded by the coding sequence ATGCGCCGTTCAAAACTCGATGCTATTGATAAAAAAATCCTGCAAAATCTACAAGCTGATGGCCGAATGACCAATGTCGAATTGGCCAAAGTCGTCGGTATTTCAGCGCCGCCATGCCTGCGCCGTGTGCGCGCACTTGAAGAGGCAGGCTATATTCACAGCTACCACGCGCAGATTGATCCGGCAATTCTGGGCTACAGCGTCACGGTGTATGCTATGGTGCGCCTTGAGTCACAAGCCGAAAAAGACCTCGAAGCCTTTGAAAAACACATGGTTGAGCTGCCGATGGTGCGCGAATGTCATATGCTGGCCGGCGATGTCGATTTCATCCTGAAAATTGTGGCTAAAGACTGGGATAGCTATCAGGAATTTCTGACTCATGAACTGACCACAGCGCCCAATGTAGTCTCGGTAAAATCTTCGCTCAATATCCGCAGCGCCAAAGACGAAGCTGGCGTCCCGATTGAGCAATAA
- a CDS encoding mitochondrial fission ELM1 family protein, with protein MQELSKNTAKNITCWVVTEGLAGTENQCLGVAEALGIVPEVKRIELRQPWKSLSPYLGFEQNWSFSPALTGPWPDLLLASGRKSIAASRYIKKASGGKTFTVQIQDPRIFPKQFDLVAVPAHDPTRGENVIVTTSAPNRVTPKKLETAKAEFSQFGKLSTPRVAVLIGGSSKAYGMTSEITRRLAAQLKNIDASLMITASRRTGAENEAILRRELGNHYFWNGQSENPYFGLLAWADFILVTADSASMLSEACTTGKPVYMIPLEGGHPRIDKLHENLKQSGCLRDFDGNLEGWLYEPLNDADLIAHEIRKHIKL; from the coding sequence ATGCAAGAACTTTCAAAAAATACGGCAAAAAATATTACCTGCTGGGTTGTTACCGAAGGCCTTGCGGGCACGGAAAACCAATGTCTTGGCGTGGCCGAGGCTCTGGGCATAGTGCCGGAAGTTAAACGCATAGAGCTTCGTCAGCCGTGGAAAAGCCTCTCGCCCTATTTGGGCTTTGAGCAAAACTGGAGCTTCTCCCCTGCCCTTACGGGGCCATGGCCAGATTTACTGCTTGCCTCGGGGCGTAAATCGATTGCAGCTTCGCGCTATATTAAAAAGGCAAGCGGCGGAAAAACATTTACCGTGCAAATTCAGGATCCGCGCATTTTTCCAAAGCAGTTTGATCTGGTTGCGGTGCCCGCGCACGATCCGACACGTGGGGAAAATGTGATTGTCACGACCTCAGCGCCCAACCGAGTTACACCGAAAAAGCTGGAAACCGCAAAAGCGGAATTTTCACAGTTCGGCAAGCTTTCGACTCCGCGCGTGGCGGTGTTAATTGGCGGCAGCAGCAAAGCCTATGGGATGACCAGCGAGATTACGCGGCGATTGGCGGCGCAACTCAAAAACATTGATGCCAGCTTGATGATTACTGCTTCGCGCCGCACCGGCGCAGAGAATGAAGCGATTTTGCGCAGAGAATTGGGCAATCATTATTTCTGGAACGGGCAAAGTGAAAATCCGTATTTTGGCCTGCTGGCATGGGCGGATTTTATTCTGGTTACCGCCGACAGTGCTTCGATGTTGTCCGAAGCTTGCACGACCGGCAAACCCGTTTACATGATTCCTCTGGAAGGTGGTCACCCGCGTATTGACAAGCTCCACGAAAACCTTAAACAATCTGGGTGTTTACGTGATTTTGACGGTAATCTTGAGGGTTGGTTGTACGAACCTCTTAACGATGCTGATTTGATCGCCCATGAAATTAGAAAGCATATAAAATTATGA
- the greA gene encoding transcription elongation factor GreA, whose product MEQIPVTKIGFEGLEAELKDLKTVQRPNVIEAIATAREHGDLSENAEYHAAREQQSFIEGRIKELEAVIGRAQVIDPSTLSGSAVKFGATVTIVDEETDEESTYQIVGDYEADLAHSKISISSPIARGLIGKSEGDSVVIQTPKGKGDYEILAVKYK is encoded by the coding sequence ATGGAACAGATTCCTGTTACCAAAATCGGTTTTGAAGGTTTAGAGGCCGAATTGAAAGATTTGAAAACCGTGCAGCGCCCGAATGTGATTGAGGCGATTGCCACAGCGCGCGAACATGGCGACCTGTCGGAAAATGCGGAATATCACGCCGCGCGTGAACAGCAGAGTTTTATCGAAGGGCGCATTAAAGAACTTGAAGCGGTGATTGGGCGAGCGCAGGTGATTGATCCATCCACCCTGTCCGGTAGCGCGGTGAAGTTCGGCGCAACCGTGACCATAGTTGATGAGGAAACGGATGAAGAGTCCACCTATCAAATCGTTGGTGATTATGAGGCCGACCTAGCACACAGCAAAATCTCCATTAGCTCTCCAATTGCGCGTGGGCTGATTGGAAAATCAGAAGGCGATTCTGTCGTGATTCAAACACCGAAAGGTAAGGGCGATTACGAGATTTTGGCGGTGAAATATAAATAA